In the Chitinivibrionales bacterium genome, TCCTCGGTCAGTTGCTGATATTCGATATCGATCTGCTGGCGCTGGTCATCGGTAAGGGTATCGTTTTGGGCCTGGAGTGCCAATTCCCTCTGGCGCTGCACCATTGATGATGCCTCTGTAGCGGTGCCGTCGGCAATATTCAGTGCCGACATGGCATCAGCAACGTTGTTTGAGGCTGTTTTAAAGCCGCGGATCTGGGTCCGGAGTTGTTCGGAAATTGATAATCCGGCAGCATCATCGCTTGCCCGGTTTATTCGCTGGGCAGTGGCAAGTTTTTCCAGAATTTTGCCCAGCTTGCGGTTGGTTTTGCCGAGGGTTTTGACGGTCTTGTTTTGACCAAGCCCGAACCCCGGCCCGATATGGCTGTTGATTTGCATTGTGCACCTCCCTGTTTGTGCTTTCTGCAGACTTATAACTTCCCCTTTTATAGTATCGGCATTATTATAAAAAACTTTAGGAAAAATATCAACAATTTTTTTGCTCCGCCTTTTTTATCAAATAGGCGCTTAACCTTAAAAAAATTAACATCTTATCCGGTCAATCGTTTAGTTTATTACTATGTATCTTCATACAATCGACTGGATAATACTTGTTTTTTATCTTGTACTGACCATCATTTTAGGGCTGATTTTCTCAAAAAAGGGCACACAAAGCATTCAGGAGTTTTTTGTCTCCGGCAGGAGCCTTCCGTGGTGGCTGGCCGGGACAACCATGATCGCTTCAGCCTTTGCCATCGACACGCCGATCGGTATTGCCGGGATGGTTGCCAATTACGGCATTCCCGGGGTATGGTATGCCTGGTCTTTTGTTCTGGGCGGAGCTGGGATGCTTGGTGCATTTGTCTTTTCAGCCATGCTGCGACGGAGTGAAATTCTTTCTCCGGCCGAAATTGCCGAGTTACGCTATGACGGCAAACCTGCTGCGGTACTGCGCGGGTTTAAAGGTGTTTATTTTGGAATACTGGTTAATGCATGGACTCTGGGGTGGATTCTGAAGGCCGTTTTGACACTCAGCAAAGCGGTTATTCCTCAGGCAAATCCATACGCGGTTCTGGGAATCATTTTGGTATTCACCCTGGCATATACAGCAGCTTCCGGATTGTGGGGGATTGCGGCAACCGATCTGATTCAGTTTTTCATTGGTACTATCGGATCTCTTACCCTGGCGATTTTTGCCTGGCGCCATGTTGGAGGTGTCGAACAGATTGTAAAAGGCCTGTGCACTCGCTATGGTGATGTTGAATGTGCGCAGCGACTCAGCTTTTTTCCCAGTGTTGCGTCACCTTTTTTTGCCACCTTTGCGGTTTTTATTACATTGAAATGGTGGGGTAATCCTCCTCCGGCCATATTGCAGCGTATTATCGCATCCAAAGATGAGCAGCATGCATCAAAAGCGACATTTCTTTTTGCAGTCGTGGCATTCGGATTTAATTACTGGCCCATGATTTTTGTCGCCCTCGCCGCGCTGGTCGCTTATCCTGAACTGACTGCGGCACAGGCCGGAACCGGTGTGGGGTATGCCCGGCTGATCGTCGAGATCATGCCCACCGGTATCCTCGGCCTCATGCTGGCATCATTGATTGCCGCATTCATGTCCACAGTCGATACACATATCAACTATGGCGCTTCATATATGGTTAATGATCTCTACAAACGCTTTGTGGCAAAAAATGCTTCAAAAAAACATTATGTACGGGCATCGCAGGTTTCGACCATGTTGATGCTTCTGATTGCTGTTGGCATAGCAATGATTCAGGAATCGGTTGCCGGAGCATGGCTGACACTCTCGATGATGACTGCCGGGTATGGGGTAATCATGGTGTTGCGCTGGTTCTGGTGGCGTATCAATGCCTGGTCTGAGCTGTCTGCGCTGACAATCGCTGCTGCAGGAAGTCTGGTTATGTATGTCACTCCCTTGAAAGAAATGAAATGGGCCTGGCGATTTCTTTTCGTCTTTTCGGCCAGCCTGCTGTCATCGATGATAATCACGTTTTTTACCCGGCCGACCTCACGGGAACATCTTGCGGGCTTCTGCAAAAAGGTAAAACCCTTTCCTCAATTATGGGGTCCGATTGCAAAGGCTCATCCCGAAATAGAATGGAACCCCCATCTGGTGCGTGTCGTTTTGCAATGGACTCTCGGAACGATCGCGCTTTTCTGCTTCTGTTTTGGTCTGGGGCATTATATGTTTCTCAGATTTATGCAGGGCACAATTCTCCTGATCTGCTCGACAGGGATTACCCTATATCTGTTTTCCAATAAAAAGAAATATGATACGGCAGACAAGGGGGGTGACTGAATTTTATTTTACCTTTTACGCAATTTTACCGGAATTTAATTTGGTTTTTGATGTACCTGATAAGGTATCTTTATTATCGAACCTTGCATTGCTCAGTGAAGAGGTCTGATTAATTGCTATTTTAATTGTTTGTGCCTTTGTGTTTTGGCAACAGATCTTTTGAGTTCGACTTACTATAGAGTTTAAGAGGAGGCTTACGTATATGACATTCTGCTTATTCGCAAAGGGAGGGGGCAGATGGAGATTGGAACTCTTGTCGCTTGCAATTTTTTGTTCCATTTATCAGGCCTATGGTGATCGCGTTGGCCAATTAATTGAAGACATAAAAAGCGGTCCGACAACATACTGGTCACAGGATGCCGCGGCGAATCACAACAAGACGCCCTATTCTGCGTCTGAAATTATGATGGCCGGTAATCAGGAGAAGCAGGATGCGGTAAAAAGCATTCGAGCTGCAATCGCGTTGGGTGATATGGGATGGGAGGCCCGTGAAGCGATTCCCGCCCTGATTGAAGTTTTTCCCCGGGCGGTGCATGTCCTTATCGAGCGGGGAGTTCATTACATGCCCGGCCAGGGAGGGTTTAATGACCATATCTCCACTGAAGTTGTCTCACTAAAAAACAAATTTCTTCTCTCGGGTTATCTTCTGGAATATAACAGTCTTGTAAAGTGCGAGCGATTTGTCGAGGCTTCTCATGAAGTGGATTTTATTGAAAAGCAGGTTGGTGAAGGCGGCCGGATCGTTGAAGCACTTGTTGATATTTACGTTACCCTCACTGTTAATGCCGGCCATTGTGCATTGGCGCGAATTACCGGACAGGATCTGGGTGCCGACAAGAATGCGTGGCGGCAATGGTGGGCTCAGACCGGCGCCTCTTATACTCCGGTATCAACCACCGGAAGTTCTACAGAAAGTACCTCCTTTTCAACCGGCGCCGATCCCTCTGATATCGTTGAAAAGGGGAAATACCGGGTGGTTCTCTCGACAGGCGATGAGTTTGTCGGGACTGCCGAAATTGTCGATGATACCTCAATTGTAATCGAAACGACAAACGGCGAGCCGTTTAAGTTTAAAAAATCACTTATTGTTGAATATGAACTGCTCAAACTTCCGGAAAAAATTACGACTCAGGGGGTTGGCCATACCGCTTCCGGTGGAATCAGTGAATCGGAAATTCTGACTTTCGATCAGTTATCCCGCCGTTCCGCCGAGGGGTTGAAAATTGAGGTTCAGCTCAAAAATGGCTCTACACTCACCGGTCTTCCGGCAGTTATTACGCCCGAGCAGCTTAAACTCGACATCGAGGGCTCCGAAATACCGATTACCAAGGAGGCCATTGCCCAGATTTCGACAGTTGTCGAAACGCCTGAGGAAGAGCCTGCTGCAGCATCTGCGCCGAAAAAACCCAAAGGCCCCTTTGATACACTTGTTGTCCGGAATCTAAAAACAGATGAGTATGGCCGTGCACTTGAGGATATAGTCTATGCCGGTGAAATCGTATCCGACAATGGATCGAGCATACGGTTCAAAACGATTGACAACGAAGTGGTGAACGTTGCTTACAGAAATGTCAAACGCCAGATCCGACATAAAAAGGATGAAGAACTTTCGGAAATCGAACGCTACAGTAAGAGTCTGTTCTGTCCTGAAGGCATGATTCTGGTTGATATACCGCCCGGAAAACCGGACCGTCCCTTCTTCAAGGTGTGTATCGATAAATACGAATATCCCAATCGTGAAGGTGCTTTGCCCAAAGGAAATGTTTCCTACGATCAGGCTCAGAAGCTTTGTGAGGACCAGGGGAAGCGGTTGTGCACGGTAAGAGAATGGAAATGGGCATGCACCGGTCTTGATGGTTACACCTATCCCTACGGATGGAACCGTAATGATGACAACTGTAATACCAAGGGGATAAAGCCTCTGAAAGAGGCGGGTAGTATGAGGAAATGTGTCAGCAAGTTCGGCGTGTATGATATGGTCGGAAATATTTTTGAATGGGTTACCGACGAGAACGAT is a window encoding:
- a CDS encoding flagellin, translated to MQINSHIGPGFGLGQNKTVKTLGKTNRKLGKILEKLATAQRINRASDDAAGLSISEQLRTQIRGFKTASNNVADAMSALNIADGTATEASSMVQRQRELALQAQNDTLTDDQRQQIDIEYQQLTEEIDRIAQSSEFNTQDVATGEGLASGDAQIQVGPNAGDQ
- a CDS encoding SUMF1/EgtB/PvdO family nonheme iron enzyme: MTFCLFAKGGGRWRLELLSLAIFCSIYQAYGDRVGQLIEDIKSGPTTYWSQDAAANHNKTPYSASEIMMAGNQEKQDAVKSIRAAIALGDMGWEAREAIPALIEVFPRAVHVLIERGVHYMPGQGGFNDHISTEVVSLKNKFLLSGYLLEYNSLVKCERFVEASHEVDFIEKQVGEGGRIVEALVDIYVTLTVNAGHCALARITGQDLGADKNAWRQWWAQTGASYTPVSTTGSSTESTSFSTGADPSDIVEKGKYRVVLSTGDEFVGTAEIVDDTSIVIETTNGEPFKFKKSLIVEYELLKLPEKITTQGVGHTASGGISESEILTFDQLSRRSAEGLKIEVQLKNGSTLTGLPAVITPEQLKLDIEGSEIPITKEAIAQISTVVETPEEEPAAASAPKKPKGPFDTLVVRNLKTDEYGRALEDIVYAGEIVSDNGSSIRFKTIDNEVVNVAYRNVKRQIRHKKDEELSEIERYSKSLFCPEGMILVDIPPGKPDRPFFKVCIDKYEYPNREGALPKGNVSYDQAQKLCEDQGKRLCTVREWKWACTGLDGYTYPYGWNRNDDNCNTKGIKPLKEAGSMRKCVSKFGVYDMVGNIFEWVTDENDEPMLMGGPLSKCTTVSPGVGGGAKPQTGFRCCKSN